From Psychroflexus torquis ATCC 700755, the proteins below share one genomic window:
- a CDS encoding DUF2795 domain-containing protein, translated as MYWTLELASYLSDAPWPATKDELIDYAIRTGAPLEVVENLQSIEDEGDTYDSIEEIWPDYPTDDDYLWNEDEY; from the coding sequence ATGTATTGGACTTTAGAACTTGCTTCCTACCTAAGTGATGCCCCTTGGCCAGCAACCAAAGATGAATTGATTGATTATGCCATACGAACTGGTGCACCACTTGAGGTTGTAGAAAATTTACAATCCATAGAAGATGAAGGCGACACGTACGACTCTATAGAGGAAATCTGGCCAGATTATCCCACAGATGACGATTATCTTTGGAACGAAGACGAATATTAA
- a CDS encoding UpxY family transcription antiterminator — protein MQKDAKKKWFVLYTKPRGEKKLSEQLNRSGIEAYCPTRTEVRVWSDRKKKVEMPVLPSMLLVKIENKQRAKALESPLAIRYLFWNGKPSVVTQVEVDTLRSILGDSKFESHELDQLRPGQKLDMTELGFENIEGTVQYVNKKECWVVLQGIGYVVKFKR, from the coding sequence ATGCAAAAAGACGCTAAAAAAAAATGGTTTGTACTTTACACAAAACCACGTGGAGAAAAAAAGCTATCAGAGCAATTAAATAGGTCAGGTATTGAAGCTTACTGCCCAACTCGAACTGAAGTTAGAGTTTGGAGTGATCGGAAGAAAAAAGTAGAAATGCCTGTTTTGCCATCAATGCTATTGGTGAAAATTGAAAATAAGCAAAGAGCAAAGGCTTTAGAATCGCCTTTGGCTATCCGTTACTTATTCTGGAACGGCAAACCTTCTGTAGTCACGCAAGTGGAAGTTGATACTTTAAGGTCAATTTTAGGAGATAGCAAATTCGAGTCTCACGAACTAGACCAGTTGCGTCCGGGTCAAAAATTAGACATGACTGAATTAGGCTTTGAAAACATAGAAGGGACTGTCCAATATGTAAATAAAAAAGAATGTTGGGTGGTACTTCAAGGAATTGGATATGTGGTCAAGTTTAAACGGTGA
- a CDS encoding transposase, whose amino-acid sequence MNTKSNNKDYKLVKLYDYVCKKFDEQLQFESMRFSNNNTPKLTDQEIVTIYLFVMEHQGIFKMNKIHQFASEYLLSWFPDLGSYQAFNRRINRLSNVMNTLVSMILTEFTPKECSTKFSVLDSMPIVTCSGKRSGKVAPEITDKGFCSTKSMYYYGMKLHALGFCNPTKLPHPEQIIFTAASVNDFALFKEAWSEKENRTFFGDKIYQSKSFFTDMYANFNSEMLTPVKAVKGMPDVLKKFDRAANDLYSRAVSKIRQPIEALFSWLIEKSDIQKASKVRSTKGLNLHVYGRLAAAFITLLFNS is encoded by the coding sequence TTGAATACAAAGAGCAATAACAAGGATTATAAGTTAGTAAAATTATATGATTATGTATGTAAAAAGTTTGATGAACAGCTACAATTCGAATCTATGCGTTTTAGCAATAATAATACTCCAAAACTTACAGATCAAGAAATCGTCACGATTTATCTATTTGTAATGGAGCATCAAGGGATTTTTAAAATGAATAAAATACATCAATTTGCAAGTGAGTATTTATTGAGTTGGTTTCCAGATTTAGGTAGCTATCAAGCTTTTAACCGCAGAATAAATAGGCTTTCTAATGTTATGAATACTCTTGTAAGTATGATTTTAACCGAATTTACACCAAAGGAATGTTCGACAAAATTTAGCGTATTAGATTCAATGCCTATTGTCACTTGCTCTGGAAAACGCTCGGGTAAAGTTGCACCCGAGATTACAGATAAAGGATTTTGCTCCACAAAAAGCATGTATTATTATGGAATGAAATTGCATGCTTTAGGGTTTTGTAACCCAACTAAATTACCACATCCAGAACAAATTATATTTACTGCGGCTTCTGTAAACGACTTTGCGCTATTTAAAGAAGCTTGGTCAGAAAAAGAAAATCGAACGTTTTTTGGGGATAAAATATATCAATCTAAAAGTTTTTTCACAGATATGTATGCTAATTTTAATTCGGAAATGTTAACACCAGTGAAGGCTGTAAAAGGAATGCCCGATGTTTTAAAAAAGTTTGATCGCGCTGCAAACGATTTATATTCAAGAGCTGTATCCAAAATTAGACAACCAATTGAAGCGCTATTTAGTTGGCTTATTGAAAAATCAGACATACAAAAAGCTAGCAAAGTAAGATCTACTAAAGGCTTAAATCTACATGTTTATGGTCGACTGGCAGCAGCATTTATAACACTATTGTTTAACTCTTGA
- a CDS encoding cob(I)yrinic acid a,c-diamide adenosyltransferase, giving the protein MKIYTKTGDKGTTSLFGGKRVAKHNIRIDSYGTVDELNANLGLVRDQDLDADSKMGLIIIQEKLFTVGAILASDPGKASNANKIPKLKEEDILFLENEIDRMNADLPEMTHFVLPGGHASVSHCHVARTVCRRAERVCTALFNLEPFDDKVLQYLNRLSDYLFVLARCIAKQKNADEVKWIPDTSK; this is encoded by the coding sequence ATGAAAATATATACTAAAACTGGAGATAAAGGGACGACTTCGCTGTTTGGCGGTAAACGTGTTGCTAAACACAATATCCGTATCGATAGTTATGGAACAGTCGATGAGTTAAATGCAAACCTCGGCTTGGTCCGTGATCAGGATCTAGATGCAGACTCTAAAATGGGTTTAATCATTATACAAGAAAAGCTATTTACCGTTGGTGCTATTTTGGCTTCAGATCCGGGGAAAGCCTCCAATGCAAATAAAATTCCAAAGCTTAAAGAAGAAGACATTCTCTTTTTGGAGAATGAAATCGACAGGATGAATGCAGATTTACCAGAAATGACTCATTTCGTTTTGCCAGGTGGACATGCATCAGTGTCTCATTGCCATGTTGCCAGAACAGTGTGTCGACGTGCAGAGCGTGTTTGTACGGCCTTGTTCAATTTAGAGCCTTTCGATGATAAGGTACTTCAGTATTTAAATCGACTTTCAGATTACCTTTTTGTCTTAGCAAGATGTATCGCTAAGCAGAAAAATGCCGATGAGGTAAAGTGGATTCCTGATACTTCTAAGTAG
- a CDS encoding YdcF family protein produces the protein MLDPQALDQNKTYFIHVLGAGYNLNPDLPALTQLGSTSLSRLSEGIRVFRLLDKPVLVTSAYSKYGLESQASVTRKAAIELGVSSQHIRMLENPSTTLEEAQAFKSRFGTSAQVIIATDAMHMSRAMDIYRDLGYEPIAAPTNFQVHFGPKAYNGLSMPSYQSFQLSNRIFRTVLKQGYYLAFRARQ, from the coding sequence GTGCTTGACCCTCAAGCTTTAGATCAAAATAAAACCTACTTTATTCATGTTCTCGGTGCAGGATATAATCTAAACCCAGATTTACCGGCACTAACACAGCTAGGATCCACAAGTCTTTCTCGTTTAAGTGAAGGGATACGTGTCTTTCGCTTACTAGACAAGCCTGTATTAGTAACTTCAGCCTATTCTAAATATGGTTTAGAAAGTCAGGCTTCAGTCACTCGAAAAGCAGCAATTGAACTGGGTGTTTCCTCGCAACATATCAGAATGTTAGAAAACCCGTCCACTACTTTGGAAGAAGCCCAAGCTTTCAAATCGAGATTTGGAACCTCTGCTCAAGTCATCATTGCCACAGATGCTATGCATATGTCACGTGCTATGGATATTTATCGCGATCTGGGCTACGAGCCAATTGCTGCCCCAACCAATTTTCAGGTTCACTTCGGTCCAAAAGCTTATAATGGACTTAGCATGCCTAGCTACCAATCTTTTCAGCTGAGTAATCGGATTTTTAGGACAGTTTTAAAGCAAGGCTATTATTTGGCATTCCGTGCAAGACAATAG
- a CDS encoding DapH/DapD/GlmU-related protein translates to MLNSRCTIGHDTKMGDYNFISPQVAISGNTSIGNGNLIGTNACTIPGMKIGNNNKIAAGMVIYKPIENDSTVLFRHKERLIVKKE, encoded by the coding sequence ATGCTAAATTCAAGATGTACAATAGGGCATGATACGAAAATGGGAGATTACAATTTCATCAGTCCACAAGTAGCGATCTCTGGTAATACTAGTATTGGAAATGGGAATTTAATCGGGACAAATGCCTGTACAATTCCAGGAATGAAAATAGGAAATAATAATAAAATTGCGGCTGGAATGGTCATTTATAAACCTATTGAAAATGATAGCACCGTTTTATTTAGACATAAGGAAAGATTGATTGTAAAGAAAGAATAA
- a CDS encoding inorganic phosphate transporter, whose translation MQTLYISLIVLLFLLAIADLVVGVSNDAVNFLNSAIGSKAVPMRTILIVAGLGVLVGAVFSSGLMEVARKGIFNPELFFFDEIIIIFLAVLITDILLLDFFNSIGIPTSTTVSVVFELLGAAVVISLLKLYETGEGLGGLKQFINVQKASEISFGILISVFVAFGVGAVVQFVSRLIFTFDYHRKLKYIGALYGGVSLSAITYFILLKGTNSITFLDQNIIESVLDNKLLIIGFSFVFWVAISQILIQVFRCHILKVIVVIGTFALALAFAGNDLVNFIGVSIAAWQSFILWQEAFLTSGVLPSEFLMDGLSGEVQTPVFLLVIAGAIMVVTLWFSSKAQYVIQTGVNLGRQGEGQERFKPNFLSRTVVRYSVFVGQTFSQVLSEPVQNKINSRFTYPEKAFGYKKGVAKPAFDLLRASVNLVLASILISLGTSYTLPLSTTYVTFMVAMGTSFGDRAWGRESAVYRVSGVFNVIGSWIATAAIAFTAAGVLSLIIWFGSYYAIAVLLVFALVSIIKSALKHSKRVKFERDHKKFNKTDIITINEITKESSENIVKVISGINNLLLDVVNNLGYHDLSRLKKSLKSQDELDVVIDELKDNVFYYIKSLEETNVEASKFYVLTLDYLQDMVQSLAHITRSSHTHVSNNHKNLLFNQIRDLKSVQRDLDEVYGHLVKAFQSQEFDSIQQLIADERKVLEKISNLLQKQIERIRDTENSPKNSKLYFGILLETKNLTKTSIALLELFREYYEEAKQEF comes from the coding sequence ATGCAAACGCTATATATTTCCCTTATTGTTCTCTTATTTTTACTAGCTATCGCCGATTTGGTGGTAGGGGTAAGTAATGATGCGGTAAATTTTCTAAATTCTGCGATTGGCTCCAAGGCAGTTCCCATGCGTACGATTCTGATTGTAGCAGGTCTTGGTGTGTTGGTTGGGGCTGTTTTTTCTTCAGGTCTCATGGAGGTAGCTAGGAAGGGAATCTTTAATCCTGAACTCTTCTTTTTTGATGAAATCATCATCATTTTTCTAGCGGTCCTTATCACCGATATTCTTTTGCTGGATTTTTTTAATTCTATTGGCATTCCTACGTCGACAACCGTTTCCGTGGTGTTCGAATTGTTGGGCGCTGCCGTAGTGATTTCATTGCTTAAGCTATATGAAACAGGCGAAGGCCTTGGAGGCCTTAAGCAGTTTATAAATGTCCAAAAAGCCTCTGAAATTAGCTTTGGCATCTTGATTTCGGTCTTCGTTGCTTTTGGGGTTGGCGCTGTGGTTCAGTTTGTCTCCAGATTGATTTTTACTTTTGACTACCATAGAAAACTAAAATACATTGGCGCTCTTTACGGGGGCGTTTCTCTGTCTGCGATTACTTATTTTATACTTCTGAAAGGAACCAATTCTATCACCTTTTTAGACCAAAATATCATAGAGAGTGTCTTAGATAATAAGCTCTTAATTATTGGCTTTAGTTTTGTGTTCTGGGTGGCAATCTCCCAAATTCTCATTCAAGTTTTTCGTTGTCATATTCTGAAGGTGATTGTCGTTATAGGTACTTTTGCTTTAGCCCTAGCTTTTGCAGGAAACGATTTAGTCAACTTTATTGGAGTGAGCATCGCCGCTTGGCAATCCTTTATCTTATGGCAAGAGGCTTTTTTAACCTCGGGGGTATTACCTTCAGAGTTTCTGATGGATGGCTTATCGGGTGAAGTCCAAACGCCTGTATTCTTGTTGGTGATTGCTGGAGCAATTATGGTGGTGACCCTTTGGTTCTCTAGTAAAGCTCAGTATGTTATTCAAACAGGAGTCAACTTAGGTAGACAAGGAGAGGGCCAGGAACGCTTTAAACCTAACTTCTTATCTAGAACCGTGGTAAGGTATTCTGTTTTTGTTGGTCAGACGTTTTCTCAAGTGCTGTCTGAACCTGTTCAAAATAAAATCAACAGTAGGTTTACCTATCCTGAAAAGGCTTTTGGTTATAAAAAGGGAGTTGCTAAGCCAGCATTTGATTTGTTGAGAGCGTCCGTTAATTTAGTTTTAGCGAGTATTCTGATTTCTTTGGGGACAAGTTATACTTTGCCTCTATCAACCACCTACGTCACGTTTATGGTAGCTATGGGAACTTCTTTTGGAGATCGAGCTTGGGGGAGAGAAAGCGCCGTCTATAGGGTTTCAGGGGTGTTTAATGTTATTGGAAGTTGGATCGCCACAGCGGCCATCGCCTTTACCGCAGCAGGAGTTTTATCGCTTATCATTTGGTTTGGTTCCTACTATGCGATTGCAGTTTTATTGGTTTTTGCCTTAGTGTCCATCATTAAAAGTGCTTTAAAACACTCTAAACGGGTCAAGTTTGAACGAGATCATAAGAAATTCAATAAAACTGATATCATTACGATTAATGAAATCACCAAAGAATCTTCTGAAAACATTGTAAAGGTGATTTCAGGAATTAATAATTTGCTTTTAGACGTTGTGAATAACTTGGGCTATCATGACTTAAGTCGACTTAAAAAGAGCTTGAAAAGTCAGGATGAGTTAGATGTTGTGATTGATGAATTGAAAGATAATGTTTTTTACTACATCAAGTCTTTAGAAGAGACCAACGTAGAAGCCTCCAAGTTTTATGTGCTGACTTTAGATTATCTTCAGGATATGGTTCAGTCTTTGGCCCATATCACAAGAAGTAGTCATACTCACGTGAGCAACAATCACAAGAATCTGTTATTCAATCAAATTCGGGATTTAAAAAGTGTACAAAGGGATCTTGATGAGGTTTACGGTCATCTTGTAAAAGCTTTTCAATCACAAGAATTCGACAGTATTCAACAGCTTATCGCAGACGAACGTAAAGTTTTAGAGAAAATATCCAATCTGTTACAGAAGCAAATTGAAAGAATTCGGGACACTGAAAATAGTCCCAAAAATTCTAAACTTTACTTTGGAATTTTACTCGAGACCAAAAATTTGACTAAAACTTCTATTGCTTTACTTGAATTGTTCAGGGAGTATTACGAAGAAGCTAAGCAGGAGTTTTAA
- the secA gene encoding preprotein translocase subunit SecA → MGVLDSVLKVFVGDKTKKDLKAITPIVDQIKSFESQFEALSIDELRQNTSRFKTIIKEATADLQSQIDALEEKAEDEPDIDVKENFYGEIDDLKAEIYKTTEEVLNDILPEAFATVKETAKRFFHNTSLEASATEFDRTLSASKGYVSLDGDKAIWNNSWDAAGKPITWDMIHYDVQLIGGIAMHQGIIAEMQTGEGKTLVATLPMYLNALSGDGVHLVTVNDYLAKRDSAWMAPMFEFHGLSVDCIDYYKPNSEARRKAYNADITYGTNNEFGFDYLRDNMSHSPDDLVQRPHHYAIVDEVDSVLIDDARTPLIISGPVPKGDVHEFENLKPQIAQIVEVQRKHLTGVLAIAKKQIKEGETKEGGLQLLRVFRGLPKNKALIKFLSEEGVKQLLQKTENFYMQDNNREMHKVDAELYFTIEEKSNQIDLTDKGIDFLSGEDNKDFFVMPEIGVEIAQIEKQGLLKEEEAEKKEELYRDFSIKSERIHTLRQLLKAYTLFEKDTEYVVMENKVKIVDEQTGRIMDGRRYSDGLHQAIEAKENVKIEDATQTFATVTLQNYFRMYNKLSGMTGTAMTEAGEFWEIYKLDVMEIPTNKPISRDDKQDKVFKTKREKYNAIIDEVALLSAKGRPILIGTTSVEISELLSRMLKLRSVPHNVLNAKLHKREADIVAEAGKGGIVTIATNMAGRGTDIKLSKDVKDAGGLAIIGTERHDSRRVDRQLRGRAGRQGDPGSSQFYVSLEDNLMRLFGSEKIAKLMDRMGLEEGEVIQHSMISKSIERAQKKVEENNFGIRKRLLEYDDVMNAQREVIYKRRYNALYGERLRIDIANMIFDTAEVITDFNNANTDFENFEFELIRFFSMNSPVSKAEFEKQPVQKTAGIVYKQAYENYKAKMINNAEEAFPVIKQVFEKRGEKFERIAVPFTDGQKTLQVVTNLKRAYETEGKDLITDFEKNISLAIIDEAWKNHLRKMDELKQSVQLAVHEQKDPLLIYKFEAFELFKVMIEEVNKEVISFLLKGELPQREPDQITEARQRNSKEQLQTEKEEIQNLDERAAQSRKAGAQASQQQQVVETIVREQPKIGRNDKVTIKHVGSGEEKSMKYKQAIPLIDKGEWVLMNH, encoded by the coding sequence ATGGGTGTTTTAGATTCTGTATTAAAAGTATTTGTAGGCGATAAGACCAAGAAAGATCTTAAAGCTATTACTCCAATTGTTGATCAAATCAAAAGTTTCGAAAGTCAGTTTGAAGCGCTAAGCATAGACGAACTCCGTCAAAACACCTCTCGTTTTAAGACGATTATTAAAGAAGCCACAGCAGACTTGCAGTCTCAAATCGATGCGCTTGAGGAGAAGGCTGAAGATGAGCCAGATATTGATGTGAAAGAAAACTTTTATGGTGAAATCGATGATTTAAAGGCTGAAATTTATAAAACGACTGAAGAGGTTCTTAATGATATTCTTCCTGAAGCTTTTGCGACGGTGAAAGAAACTGCCAAACGTTTTTTTCATAATACAAGTCTAGAAGCCAGTGCTACAGAATTTGACAGAACACTTTCAGCTTCCAAAGGCTATGTGAGCCTAGACGGCGACAAAGCCATTTGGAATAATTCTTGGGATGCCGCTGGTAAGCCAATTACTTGGGACATGATTCATTATGATGTTCAATTGATAGGAGGTATTGCTATGCACCAAGGCATAATTGCTGAAATGCAAACGGGAGAAGGTAAAACCTTAGTGGCGACCTTGCCGATGTACCTAAACGCTTTAAGTGGTGATGGCGTTCACTTAGTTACAGTGAATGATTACTTGGCTAAAAGAGATAGTGCTTGGATGGCCCCTATGTTTGAATTTCATGGTTTAAGCGTGGATTGTATAGACTACTATAAGCCTAATTCCGAAGCTAGACGGAAAGCTTATAATGCTGATATCACCTATGGCACCAACAACGAATTTGGTTTTGATTATCTGAGAGATAACATGAGTCATTCTCCAGATGATTTGGTACAGCGTCCACACCATTATGCGATTGTGGATGAGGTGGATTCTGTGTTGATCGATGATGCTAGAACACCTTTAATTATTTCTGGACCGGTCCCAAAAGGAGACGTGCATGAGTTTGAAAATTTAAAACCGCAAATTGCTCAAATTGTTGAAGTTCAACGTAAACACTTAACTGGTGTTTTAGCAATAGCCAAAAAACAGATCAAAGAAGGCGAAACCAAAGAAGGTGGACTACAACTGCTGAGAGTATTTCGTGGTTTGCCAAAAAATAAGGCCTTAATTAAATTTTTAAGTGAAGAAGGGGTGAAGCAATTGCTCCAGAAAACTGAAAACTTTTATATGCAAGACAACAATAGGGAAATGCATAAGGTTGATGCCGAACTGTATTTTACTATTGAAGAGAAAAGCAACCAGATAGACCTGACCGATAAAGGAATCGATTTCCTTTCTGGAGAGGATAATAAAGACTTCTTTGTAATGCCTGAAATCGGGGTGGAAATCGCTCAAATCGAAAAGCAAGGTTTACTTAAAGAAGAAGAAGCAGAGAAAAAAGAAGAGTTATATAGAGATTTTAGCATTAAGAGTGAACGAATCCATACGCTAAGACAGTTGCTGAAAGCCTATACCTTGTTTGAAAAAGACACCGAATATGTGGTGATGGAAAACAAGGTGAAAATTGTGGATGAGCAAACCGGTAGGATTATGGACGGGCGTCGTTATTCTGATGGTCTTCATCAAGCGATTGAAGCCAAAGAAAATGTAAAGATTGAAGATGCAACCCAAACATTTGCTACGGTAACACTTCAGAATTACTTTAGAATGTACAACAAGTTATCTGGGATGACGGGTACAGCAATGACGGAAGCTGGAGAATTCTGGGAGATCTACAAGTTGGATGTCATGGAAATTCCAACTAATAAGCCCATCTCTAGAGACGATAAACAAGACAAAGTCTTTAAGACTAAGCGTGAAAAATACAATGCCATTATCGACGAAGTGGCATTACTTTCGGCAAAAGGCAGACCTATATTAATAGGAACTACTTCTGTAGAAATTTCAGAATTACTGAGTCGTATGTTGAAATTACGCTCGGTTCCCCATAATGTATTGAATGCTAAATTGCACAAACGCGAAGCAGACATTGTCGCGGAAGCTGGTAAAGGAGGTATTGTAACTATAGCAACCAATATGGCTGGCCGTGGTACGGATATTAAATTGTCTAAAGATGTAAAAGATGCTGGTGGTTTAGCTATCATCGGTACAGAGCGCCACGATTCTAGACGTGTCGATAGACAGTTGAGAGGACGTGCTGGTCGTCAAGGAGACCCAGGAAGCTCTCAGTTTTATGTATCCCTAGAAGATAATTTGATGCGTTTATTTGGTAGTGAGAAGATTGCCAAATTGATGGATAGAATGGGCTTGGAAGAGGGAGAAGTGATCCAGCATTCTATGATCTCAAAATCTATAGAACGCGCTCAGAAAAAAGTAGAAGAAAACAACTTCGGCATCCGTAAGCGTTTGCTGGAGTATGATGATGTGATGAACGCTCAAAGAGAAGTTATCTATAAGAGACGTTATAACGCACTTTATGGTGAGCGATTGAGAATCGATATTGCCAATATGATTTTCGACACTGCCGAGGTGATCACAGATTTCAATAATGCCAATACTGACTTTGAAAACTTTGAGTTTGAGTTGATTCGTTTCTTTTCGATGAACTCTCCAGTATCTAAAGCAGAATTTGAAAAACAACCTGTTCAAAAAACGGCTGGAATTGTTTATAAACAAGCTTATGAAAACTACAAAGCTAAGATGATAAACAATGCTGAAGAGGCTTTTCCAGTGATCAAACAAGTGTTTGAGAAGCGGGGAGAAAAATTTGAACGTATTGCAGTTCCATTTACCGATGGCCAAAAGACACTTCAAGTCGTTACAAACTTAAAGAGAGCTTACGAAACTGAAGGTAAAGACTTGATTACAGACTTTGAAAAGAATATTTCTTTAGCCATTATCGATGAAGCTTGGAAAAACCACCTTCGTAAAATGGATGAGTTAAAGCAAAGTGTTCAATTGGCTGTTCACGAACAAAAAGACCCTTTATTGATCTATAAGTTCGAAGCTTTTGAACTTTTTAAAGTCATGATTGAAGAGGTGAATAAAGAGGTGATTTCTTTCTTGTTGAAAGGAGAGTTACCGCAGCGTGAACCAGATCAAATCACCGAGGCTAGGCAGCGAAATTCCAAAGAGCAGCTACAGACAGAAAAAGAAGAGATCCAAAATTTAGACGAGCGTGCAGCTCAATCTAGAAAGGCTGGTGCTCAGGCTAGCCAACAACAGCAGGTTGTCGAAACCATTGTTAGAGAGCAGCCAAAAATTGGGAGAAATGATAAAGTGACTATAAAGCATGTGGGTTCTGGAGAAGAAAAATCCATGAAGTATAAGCAAGCGATTCCTTTAATCGATAAAGGAGAGTGGGTATTGATGAACCATTAA